The genomic segment TTTTTCTAAAACCACAAAAGCAACAGCTTCTAGACTACTATGAGAAATGGATAAATGAACTTCCCCATTAAAAGGATGTTTGGAAAAATAAGGTTTCCCAAGTTCATCATTTTGAATCTCCAAATCATGCATTCCAAGTTGTTTGCTAATTCCTGTACCATATGCTTTTGAATAGGCTTCTTTAGCTGCCCATCTTCCTGCAAGGAACTCTGTCTTACGATTTGTGGAGTTAAAACTTTTAAAT from the Lactococcus allomyrinae genome contains:
- the acpS gene encoding holo-ACP synthase, yielding MIFGNGVDNVELTRIQKALEHSERFVEQVLTASELERFKSFNSTNRKTEFLAGRWAAKEAYSKAYGTGISKQLGMHDLEIQNDELGKPYFSKHPFNGEVHLSISHSSLEAVAFVVLEKNE